One genomic segment of Oncorhynchus kisutch isolate 150728-3 linkage group LG15, Okis_V2, whole genome shotgun sequence includes these proteins:
- the LOC109905728 gene encoding RNA polymerase II-associated factor 1 homolog isoform X2 yields MAPTIQTQAQRDSDGHRSSSHRTVPERSGVVCRVKYCNSLPDIPFDPKFITYPFDQHRFVQYKATSLEKQHKHELLTEPDLGVTIDLINPDTYRVDPSILLDPADEKLLEEDITAPSSSKRSQQHAKVVPWMRKTEYISTEFNRYGVSNEKVEVKIGVSVKQQFTEEEIYKDRDSQIAAIEKTFEDAQKPIAQHYSKPRVTPVEVMPVFPDFKMWINPCAQVIFDSDPAPKDMSAPQGVEMMSQAMIRGMMDEEGNQFVAYFLPNEETIRKRKRDVDEELDYMPDDLYDYKIAREYNWNVKNKASKGYEENYFFIFRDGDGVYYNELETRVRLSKRRAKAGAQSTTNAVLVCKHRDMNDKELEAQDARKAQLENHEPEDEEEDMDLGKLQDSGDEKEKGSESEADNSDSDSDREDEDGKRSGAENDDEEEAKRRRKASGSGSESGEEEVKLADEVEIFGSDDDSDNDDNEPKNGAARSSGEEGSGSEEEKESHRERSRSVSPAHSSGSDHSEGGRAQSGSGSEQASDSSDGSDSE; encoded by the exons ATGGCTCCAACTATACAGACACAAGCCCAGCGAGACTCAGACGGTCACAG GAGTTCATCACACAGAACTGTTCCAGAGAG GTCCGGTGTGGTCTGTCGGGTAAAGTACTGCAATAGCCTGCCTGACATCCCATTTGATCCCAAATTCATCACATATCCATTTGACCAGCACAG GTTTGTGCAGTACAAGGCTACATCGTTAgagaagcaacacaaacatgagCTGCTGACTGAGCCTGACCTTGGCGTCACCATCGACCTCATTAACCCAGACACCTACCGTGTCGACCCTAGCA TTCTTCTTGATCCAGCTGATGAGAAGTTATTGGAGGAAGACATCACAGCTCCATCCAGCTCGAAAAG ATCTCAGCAGCACGCCAAGGTGGTCCCGTGGATGAGGAAAACTGAGTACATCTCTACCGAGTTCAACAGATATGGTGTCTCCAATGAGAAAGTGGAAGTCAA GATTGGTGTGTCTGTCAAACAGCAGTTCacagaggaggagatatacaAGGATAGGGACAGCCAGATTGCTGCTATTGAAAAGACCTTTGAGGATGCACAGAAACCG aTTGCACAGCACTACAGTAAACCCAGAGTCACTCCTGTGGAGGTGATGCCTGTGTTCCCTGACTTCAAG ATGTGGATCAACCCGTGTGCTCAGGTAATCTTCGACTCTGATCCTGCGCCTAAAGACATGTCAGCACCCCAGGGTGTGGAGATGATGTCACAGGCCATGATTAG AGGTATGATGGATGAGGAAGGAAACCAGTTTGTGGCCTACTTCCTGCCCAATGAGGAAACCATTCGCAAGCGCAAGAGAGACGTGGATGAGGAGCTGGACTACATGCCTGATGATCT GTATGACTATAAGATAGCCAGGGAGTACAATTGGAACGTGAAGAACAAAGCCAGCAAGGGCTATGAGGAGAACTACTTCTTTATCTTCAGAGACGGAGATGGAGTCTACTACAATGAGCTGGAGACCAG AGTGAGGCTGAGTAAGAGGAGAGCTAAGGCTGGAGCCCAGTCTACTACAAACGCTGTGCTGGTGTGTAAGCACAGAGACATGAACGACAAGGAGCTGGAAGCACAG GATGCGCGTAAGGCTCAGCTGGAGAACCATGAACCAGAGGATGAAGAAGAGGACATGGACTTGGGTAAACTGCAGGACTCTG GTGATGAGAAGGAGAAAGGCAGTGAGAGTGAGGCAGACAACTCTGACAGTGACTCTGACAGGGAGGATGAGGATGGAAAGCGTAGTGGAGCTGAGAATGATGACGAGGAGGAAGCGAAACGGAGGAGGAAGGCCAGTGGTAGCGGCAGTGAGAGTGGCGAGGAGGAGGTCAAGCTGGCGGATGAGGTGGAGATCTTCGGTAGCGATGACGACAGTGATAACGATGATAACGAGCCCAAGAATGGAGCAGCCCGGAGCAGTGGGGAGGAGGGCAGTGGGagcgaggaggagaaggagagccatagggagaggagtaggagcgTGTCTCCGGCCCACAGTAGCGGTAGTGACCACTCAGAGGGTGGCCGTGCCCAGAGCGGGAGTGGCAGTGAGCAGGCCTCAGATTCCAGCGATGGCAGTGACAGTGAATAA
- the LOC109905728 gene encoding RNA polymerase II-associated factor 1 homolog isoform X3: MAPTIQTQAQRDSDGHRSRSSSHRTVPERSGVVCRVKYCNSLPDIPFDPKFITYPFDQHRFVQYKATSLEKQHKHELLTEPDLGVTIDLINPDTYRVDPSILLDPADEKLLEEDITAPSSSKRSQQHAKVVPWMRKTEYISTEFNRYGVSNEKVEVKIGVSVKQQFTEEEIYKDRDSQIAAIEKTFEDAQKPIAQHYSKPRVTPVEVMPVFPDFKMWINPCAQVIFDSDPAPKDMSAPQGVEMMSQAMIRGMMDEEGNQFVAYFLPNEETIRKRKRDVDEELDYMPDDLYDYKIAREYNWNVKNKASKGYEENYFFIFRDGDGVYYNELETRVRLSKRRAKAGAQSTTNAVLVCKHRDMNDKELEAQDARKAQLENHEPEDEEEDMDLGDEKEKGSESEADNSDSDSDREDEDGKRSGAENDDEEEAKRRRKASGSGSESGEEEVKLADEVEIFGSDDDSDNDDNEPKNGAARSSGEEGSGSEEEKESHRERSRSVSPAHSSGSDHSEGGRAQSGSGSEQASDSSDGSDSE; this comes from the exons ATGGCTCCAACTATACAGACACAAGCCCAGCGAGACTCAGACGGTCACAG GTCTAGGAGTTCATCACACAGAACTGTTCCAGAGAG GTCCGGTGTGGTCTGTCGGGTAAAGTACTGCAATAGCCTGCCTGACATCCCATTTGATCCCAAATTCATCACATATCCATTTGACCAGCACAG GTTTGTGCAGTACAAGGCTACATCGTTAgagaagcaacacaaacatgagCTGCTGACTGAGCCTGACCTTGGCGTCACCATCGACCTCATTAACCCAGACACCTACCGTGTCGACCCTAGCA TTCTTCTTGATCCAGCTGATGAGAAGTTATTGGAGGAAGACATCACAGCTCCATCCAGCTCGAAAAG ATCTCAGCAGCACGCCAAGGTGGTCCCGTGGATGAGGAAAACTGAGTACATCTCTACCGAGTTCAACAGATATGGTGTCTCCAATGAGAAAGTGGAAGTCAA GATTGGTGTGTCTGTCAAACAGCAGTTCacagaggaggagatatacaAGGATAGGGACAGCCAGATTGCTGCTATTGAAAAGACCTTTGAGGATGCACAGAAACCG aTTGCACAGCACTACAGTAAACCCAGAGTCACTCCTGTGGAGGTGATGCCTGTGTTCCCTGACTTCAAG ATGTGGATCAACCCGTGTGCTCAGGTAATCTTCGACTCTGATCCTGCGCCTAAAGACATGTCAGCACCCCAGGGTGTGGAGATGATGTCACAGGCCATGATTAG AGGTATGATGGATGAGGAAGGAAACCAGTTTGTGGCCTACTTCCTGCCCAATGAGGAAACCATTCGCAAGCGCAAGAGAGACGTGGATGAGGAGCTGGACTACATGCCTGATGATCT GTATGACTATAAGATAGCCAGGGAGTACAATTGGAACGTGAAGAACAAAGCCAGCAAGGGCTATGAGGAGAACTACTTCTTTATCTTCAGAGACGGAGATGGAGTCTACTACAATGAGCTGGAGACCAG AGTGAGGCTGAGTAAGAGGAGAGCTAAGGCTGGAGCCCAGTCTACTACAAACGCTGTGCTGGTGTGTAAGCACAGAGACATGAACGACAAGGAGCTGGAAGCACAG GATGCGCGTAAGGCTCAGCTGGAGAACCATGAACCAGAGGATGAAGAAGAGGACATGGACTTGG GTGATGAGAAGGAGAAAGGCAGTGAGAGTGAGGCAGACAACTCTGACAGTGACTCTGACAGGGAGGATGAGGATGGAAAGCGTAGTGGAGCTGAGAATGATGACGAGGAGGAAGCGAAACGGAGGAGGAAGGCCAGTGGTAGCGGCAGTGAGAGTGGCGAGGAGGAGGTCAAGCTGGCGGATGAGGTGGAGATCTTCGGTAGCGATGACGACAGTGATAACGATGATAACGAGCCCAAGAATGGAGCAGCCCGGAGCAGTGGGGAGGAGGGCAGTGGGagcgaggaggagaaggagagccatagggagaggagtaggagcgTGTCTCCGGCCCACAGTAGCGGTAGTGACCACTCAGAGGGTGGCCGTGCCCAGAGCGGGAGTGGCAGTGAGCAGGCCTCAGATTCCAGCGATGGCAGTGACAGTGAATAA
- the LOC109905728 gene encoding RNA polymerase II-associated factor 1 homolog isoform X1, giving the protein MAPTIQTQAQRDSDGHRSRSSSHRTVPERSGVVCRVKYCNSLPDIPFDPKFITYPFDQHRFVQYKATSLEKQHKHELLTEPDLGVTIDLINPDTYRVDPSILLDPADEKLLEEDITAPSSSKRSQQHAKVVPWMRKTEYISTEFNRYGVSNEKVEVKIGVSVKQQFTEEEIYKDRDSQIAAIEKTFEDAQKPIAQHYSKPRVTPVEVMPVFPDFKMWINPCAQVIFDSDPAPKDMSAPQGVEMMSQAMIRGMMDEEGNQFVAYFLPNEETIRKRKRDVDEELDYMPDDLYDYKIAREYNWNVKNKASKGYEENYFFIFRDGDGVYYNELETRVRLSKRRAKAGAQSTTNAVLVCKHRDMNDKELEAQDARKAQLENHEPEDEEEDMDLGKLQDSGDEKEKGSESEADNSDSDSDREDEDGKRSGAENDDEEEAKRRRKASGSGSESGEEEVKLADEVEIFGSDDDSDNDDNEPKNGAARSSGEEGSGSEEEKESHRERSRSVSPAHSSGSDHSEGGRAQSGSGSEQASDSSDGSDSE; this is encoded by the exons ATGGCTCCAACTATACAGACACAAGCCCAGCGAGACTCAGACGGTCACAG GTCTAGGAGTTCATCACACAGAACTGTTCCAGAGAG GTCCGGTGTGGTCTGTCGGGTAAAGTACTGCAATAGCCTGCCTGACATCCCATTTGATCCCAAATTCATCACATATCCATTTGACCAGCACAG GTTTGTGCAGTACAAGGCTACATCGTTAgagaagcaacacaaacatgagCTGCTGACTGAGCCTGACCTTGGCGTCACCATCGACCTCATTAACCCAGACACCTACCGTGTCGACCCTAGCA TTCTTCTTGATCCAGCTGATGAGAAGTTATTGGAGGAAGACATCACAGCTCCATCCAGCTCGAAAAG ATCTCAGCAGCACGCCAAGGTGGTCCCGTGGATGAGGAAAACTGAGTACATCTCTACCGAGTTCAACAGATATGGTGTCTCCAATGAGAAAGTGGAAGTCAA GATTGGTGTGTCTGTCAAACAGCAGTTCacagaggaggagatatacaAGGATAGGGACAGCCAGATTGCTGCTATTGAAAAGACCTTTGAGGATGCACAGAAACCG aTTGCACAGCACTACAGTAAACCCAGAGTCACTCCTGTGGAGGTGATGCCTGTGTTCCCTGACTTCAAG ATGTGGATCAACCCGTGTGCTCAGGTAATCTTCGACTCTGATCCTGCGCCTAAAGACATGTCAGCACCCCAGGGTGTGGAGATGATGTCACAGGCCATGATTAG AGGTATGATGGATGAGGAAGGAAACCAGTTTGTGGCCTACTTCCTGCCCAATGAGGAAACCATTCGCAAGCGCAAGAGAGACGTGGATGAGGAGCTGGACTACATGCCTGATGATCT GTATGACTATAAGATAGCCAGGGAGTACAATTGGAACGTGAAGAACAAAGCCAGCAAGGGCTATGAGGAGAACTACTTCTTTATCTTCAGAGACGGAGATGGAGTCTACTACAATGAGCTGGAGACCAG AGTGAGGCTGAGTAAGAGGAGAGCTAAGGCTGGAGCCCAGTCTACTACAAACGCTGTGCTGGTGTGTAAGCACAGAGACATGAACGACAAGGAGCTGGAAGCACAG GATGCGCGTAAGGCTCAGCTGGAGAACCATGAACCAGAGGATGAAGAAGAGGACATGGACTTGGGTAAACTGCAGGACTCTG GTGATGAGAAGGAGAAAGGCAGTGAGAGTGAGGCAGACAACTCTGACAGTGACTCTGACAGGGAGGATGAGGATGGAAAGCGTAGTGGAGCTGAGAATGATGACGAGGAGGAAGCGAAACGGAGGAGGAAGGCCAGTGGTAGCGGCAGTGAGAGTGGCGAGGAGGAGGTCAAGCTGGCGGATGAGGTGGAGATCTTCGGTAGCGATGACGACAGTGATAACGATGATAACGAGCCCAAGAATGGAGCAGCCCGGAGCAGTGGGGAGGAGGGCAGTGGGagcgaggaggagaaggagagccatagggagaggagtaggagcgTGTCTCCGGCCCACAGTAGCGGTAGTGACCACTCAGAGGGTGGCCGTGCCCAGAGCGGGAGTGGCAGTGAGCAGGCCTCAGATTCCAGCGATGGCAGTGACAGTGAATAA